One genomic segment of Impatiens glandulifera chromosome 6, dImpGla2.1, whole genome shotgun sequence includes these proteins:
- the LOC124942830 gene encoding 60S ribosomal protein L3-2-like has translation MSHRKFEHPRHGSLGFLPRKRANRQRGKVKAFPKDDPTKPCRLTSFIGYKAGMTHIVRDVEKPGSKLNKKEACEAVTIIEAPPMVIVGVVGYVKTSRGLRSLNTVWAQHLSEEAKRRFYKNYCKSKKKAFTKYSKKYETEEGKKDITTQLEKLKKYCSVIRVLAHTQIRKMKGLKKKKADIMEIQVNGGSTHQKVDYAYSFFEKQVPVDAVFQKDEMIDIIGVTKGKGYEGVVTRWGVSRLPRKTHRGLRKVACIGAWHPARVSFTVARAGQNGYHHRTELNKKIYKVGKSGQESHTAITEFDMTEKDITPIGGFPHYGIVKEDYLMIKGGCVGTKKRVLTLRQSLLTQTSRVALEEIKLKFIDTSSKFGHGRFQTTEEKQKFYGRVKA, from the exons ATGTCTCACCGCAAGTTTGAGCATCCTAGACATGGCTCCTTGGGGTTTCTTCCGAGGAAAAGGGCCAACAGACAACGCGGGAAAG TGAAAGCCTTTCCCAAGGACGATCCAACAAAGCCATGCAGGTTGACTTCTTTCATAGGCTACAAAGCAGGAATGACCCACATAGTGAGAGATGTTGAGAAGCCCGGTTCAa AGCTCAACAAGAAGGAAGCATGTGAGGCTGTGACCATCATTGAAGCACCTCCAATGGTTATTGTCGGTGTAGTAGGCTATGTCAAAACTTCACGTGGCCTCCGCAGTCTAAACACTGTCTGGGCTCAACATTTGAGCGAGGAGGCAAAAAGGAGATTCTACAAAAATTACTGCAAATCAAAGAAGAAGGCTTTCACAAAGTATTCAAAGAAGTATGAAACTGAAGAAGGGAAGAAAGATATCACAACTCAGTTGGAGAAATTGAAGAAATACTGCTCTGTAATTCGTGTTTTGGCCCATACTCAG ATTCGAAAGATGAAAGGactgaagaaaaagaaagccGACATTATGGAAATTCAAGTTAACGGTGGAAGTACACATCAAAAGGTTGATTATGCATACAGTTTCTTTGAGAAGCAAGTTCCTGTAGATGCCGTGTTTCAGAAGGATGAGATGATTGACATTATAGGCGTAACTAAGGGTAAAGGATATGAAGGTGTTGTTACTAGATGGGGTGTTAGCCGACTTCCTCGCAAGACTCACCGTGGTCTTCGAAAAGTGGCCTGTATTGGTGCATGGCATCCTGCTAGAGTATCGTTTACAGTTGCTAGGGCTGGTCAGAATGGATACCATCATCGAACTGAGTTGAATAAGAAGATTTATAAGGTCGGGAAATCTGGTCAGGAGTCTCACACCGCCATTACCGAGTTTGACAT GACTGAGAAAGATATAACACCAATTGGAGGATTCCCACACTATGGAATCGTGAAAGAAGATTACTTGATGATAAAGGGAGGTTGTGTTGGAACGAAGAAGCGTGTTCTTACTTTAAGACAATCGTTACTCACACAGACTTCTAGGGTTGCATTGGAGGAGATTAAGCTTAAATTCATTGACACTTCTTCTAAATTTGGACATGGTCGTTTCCAGACAACCGAAGAAAAGCAAAAGTTTTATGGAAGGGTTAAGGCATAG